From one Anomalospiza imberbis isolate Cuckoo-Finch-1a 21T00152 unplaced genomic scaffold, ASM3175350v1 scaffold_54, whole genome shotgun sequence genomic stretch:
- the LOC137467227 gene encoding maestro heat-like repeat-containing protein family member 9 has protein sequence MGTGLRAYSHIFKTKTCSALLDMLVEEGFCNPKQVPAMVRYIHQWLMANQFAEHRLNRALLDLTKEQPADVVMTLLRVAPSCDRAALTMWKSIMCSPRTAEPAQLILLDVLGSWPEHSTCTSDGDKTGVFVLAATVVMWKILQMPCVPHVVTVYFPRLFVHLLFQVFFSTLDVPAEVDTFWKGCQQQYGLATNPNRCSMPVLLSLPGAQGRSQCSQRDLGFALHAGLQCGP, from the exons atgggcacagggctcagagcatattcacacatcttcaaaaccaagacctgttctgccctgctggatatgctcgtagaggaggggttttgcaatccaaagcaa gtgcctgccatggtgaggtacatccaccagtggctcatggccaatcagtttgctgagcacaggctgaacagggccctgctggatctcaccaaagagcagcctgctgacgtagtaatgacgctcctgcgtgtggccccatcctgtgacag agctgctttgaccatgtggaagagcatcatgtgctcgcccaggactgcggagccggcgcagctgatactcctcgatgtgctggggagctggccagagcacagcacgtgcacctccgatggggacaaaacgggtgtctttgtcctggct gcaactgtggtgatgtggaagatcctccagatgccctgtgtcccacatgtagtgaccgtgtatttcccccgcctctttgtgcatctgctcttccaagtgttcttcagcacgttggatgtgccagcggaggtcgataccttctggaagggatgccagcagcaatacggccttgccaccaaccccaacaggtgctccatgccagtcctcctgtccctgccaggtgcccagggcaggagccagtgctcccagcgtgacctgggctttgctctgcatgcaggtttgcagtgcggaccctga